A window of the Brassica oleracea var. oleracea cultivar TO1000 chromosome C1, BOL, whole genome shotgun sequence genome harbors these coding sequences:
- the LOC106304470 gene encoding coatomer subunit alpha-2-like, translating to MLTKFETKSNRVKGLTFHPKRPWILASLHSGVIQLWDYRMGTLIDRFDEHEGPVRGVHFHNSQPLFVSGGDDYKIKVWNHKTHRCLFTLLGHLDYIRTVQFHHENPWIVSASDDQTIRIWNWQSRTCISVLTGHNHYVMCASFHPKEDLVVSASLDQTVRVWDIGSLKKKTVSPADDLMRFTQMNSDLFGGVDAIVKYVLEGHDRGVNWASFHPTLPLIVSGADDRQVKLWRMNETKAWEVDTLRGHMNNVSSVMFHAKQDIIVSNSEDKSIRVWDATKRTGIQTFRREHDRFWILAVHPEINLLAAGHDNGMIVFKLERERPAFALSGNSLFYTKDRFLRYYDCSTQKDSQVIPIRRPGTPSLNQSPRILSYSPTENAVLICSDLDGGSYELYIIPKDSVGRSDVVQDAKRGTGGSAVFIARNRFAVLEKSTSQVLVKNLKNEVVKKSSLPIPTDAIFYAGTGNLLCRSEDKVVIFDLQQRLVLGELQTPFVRYVVWSNDMESVALLSKHTIIIASKKLVLQCTLHETIRVKSGAWDDNGVFIYTTLNHIKYCLPNGDSGIIRTLDVPIYITKVSGNTIFCLDRDGKNRAITINATEYIFKLALLRKRYDHVMSMIKNSQLCGQAMIAYLQQKGFPEVALHFVEDERVRFNLALESGNISVAVASATEINEKEQWYRLGVEALRQGNAGIVEFAYQQTKNFERLSFLYLITGKLDKLSKLMKIAEVKNNVMGQFHNALYLGDVKERVKILENAGHLPLAYITASVHGLKDVAERLATELGENVPSLPEGKTPSLLMPPSPVMCGGDWPLLRVMKGIFEGGLESAARGGAVDEEEEEDAGGDWGDAFDMVDVDGMENRDIDAILEEAERGEDENDEEGGWEELEGLDLPPELDTPKASANARSSVFVTPTQGMPVSHIWSQKSSLAAEQAAAGSFDTAMRLLNRQLGIKNFAPLKSMFIDLFSGSQSYLRAFSSSPVVSLAIERGWSESSSPNVRGPPSLVYDFSQQEEKLKSGYKATTSGKLTEALRLFLSILHTIPLVVVESRSEVDEVKELVTIVKEYVLGLKMELKRRETKDDPVRQQELAAYFTHCNLQLPHLRLALFSAMGVCYKSKNLATAYTFAKRLLETNPMESQAKTARQIVQAAERNMTDTTELNYDFRNPFVICGSTYVPIYRGQKDVSCPYCTARFVPSQQGNICGVCDLAVIGADASGLVCSPSQVR from the exons ATGTTGACGAAGTTCGAGACGAAGAGTAACAGAGTGAAGGGCCTCACCTTCCACCCTAAGCGACCATGGATCCTCGCCAGTTTGCACAGTGGTGTGATCCAGCTCTGGGATTATCGTATGGGTACTTTGATCGATCGATTCGACGAGCACGAAGGTCCTGTTCGTGGTGTTCATTTTCACAATTCTCAGCCTCTCTTCGTCTCCGGAG GTGATGATTACAAGATTAAAGTCTGGAACCACAAAACACACAGGTGCCTTTTCACTCTTCTCGGCCATCTCGACTACATCCGCACTGTCCAATTCCACCACGAGAACCCCTGGATTGTGAGTGCTAGTGACGATCAGACTATCCGCATTTGGAACTGGCAGTCTCGGACTTGTATCTCCGTGCTTACTGGCCACAATCATTATGTCATGTGTGCTTCTTTCCATCCTAAAGAAGACCTTGTCGTCTCTGCATCTCTGGATCAGACTGTCCGTGTCTGGGATATTGGTTCTCTTAAGAAGAAGACAGTGTCTCCTGCTGATGACCTCATGCGATTCACACAGATGAACTCTGATCTTTTCGGTGGTGTTGATGCTATTGTTAAGTACGTCCTCGAAGGTCATGATAGAGGAGTAAACTGGGCTTCCTTTCATCCCACTCTTCCTCTCATCGTCTCTGGTGCAGATGACCGCCAAGTGAAGCTGTGGCGTATGAATG AAACTAAAGCTTGGGAGGTGGATACACTGCGAGGCCACATGAATAATGTTTCATCTGTTATGTTCCATGCAAAACAGGACATTATTGTATCCAACTCTGAGGATAAAAGCATTCGTGTCTGGGATGCTACCAAGCGAACTGGAATCCAAACTTTTCGCCGTGAGCATGATCGATTCTGGATTCTTGCAGTTCACCCTGAGATTAATTTACTGGCAGCGGGGCATGACAACGGTATGATCGTCTTCAAGCTTGAGAGAGAACGTCCTGCATTTGCTTTGAGTGGCAATTCTTTGTTCTATACCAAAGATAGATTTTTGAGGTACTACGATTGTTCAACTCAGAAAGATTCCCAAGTTATCCCTATACGGCGTCCTGGTACTCCAAGCTTGAATCAAAGTCCAAGGATTCTATCATACAGTCCGACGGAAAATGCGGTTTTGATCTGCTCAGATTTGGATGGTGGTTCTTACGAGTTGTACATCATACCGAAAGATAGTGTTGGCAGAAGTGACGTTGTGCAAGATGCAAAGAGGGGGACAGGTGGTTCTGCGGTATTCATTGCCCGTAACCGGTTTGCTGTTCTTGAGAAAAGCACCAGCCAGGTGCTAGTCAAGAATCTCAAGAATGAGGTGGTTAAAAAGAGTTCTCTGCCTATACCCACAGATGCTATCTTTTATGCTGGAACTGGAAATTTGCTCTGTAGATCTGAGGATAAAGTGGTTATATTTGACCTTCAGCAAAGGCTTGTTCTTGGTGAGCTTCAGACACCGTTTGTTAGGTATGTTGTATGGTCTAATGATATGGAGAGTGTTGCTTTGCTCAGCAAACATACTATCATCATTGCGAGCAAAAAACTTGTCCTCCAGTGCACACTTCATGAGACAATACGTGTGAAAAGTGGAGCTTGGGATGACAATGGTGTCTTCATTTACACAACTTTGAACCATATCAAGTACTGTCTTCCTAATGGAGATAGTGGTATCATCCGAACCCTGGATGTCCCTATCTACATCACCAAGGTTTCTGGAAATACGATCTTCTGCTTGGACCGGGATGGGAAAAACAGGGCAATCACCATCAATGCAACTGAATACATTTTCAAGCTTGCACTGCTGAGAAAGAGATATGATCATGTCATGAGCATGATAAAGAACTCCCAGCTCTGTGGACAGGCTATGATTGCTTACCTGCAGCAGAAAGGATTCCCTGAAGTTGCCCTCCATTTTGTTGAAGACGAGAGAGTCCGTTTCAACCTGGCTCTTGAAAGTGGCAACATTAGCGTCGCTGTTGCATCCGCTACAGAGATAAATGAGAAAGAGCAGTGGTATAGACTTGGGGTGGAGGCTCTTCGCCAAGGTAATGCTGGAATTGTTGAATTTGCGTACCAGCAAACAAAGAACTTTGAGAGATTATCTTTTCTATATCTCATAACTGGTAAGTTGGACAAGCTTTCCAAGTTGATGAAGATTGCGGAAGTGAAGAACAATGTAATGGGTCAGTTCCACAATGCTCTCTACCTAGGAGATGTTAAAGAGCGTGTCAAGATACTTGAGAATGCTGGTCATTTACCTCTCGCTTATATCACTGCATCGGTTCATGGTTTAAAGGACGTTGCTGAGAGACTGGCGACTGAGCTAGGAGAGAACGTGCCTTCATTGCCTGAAGGGAAAACTCCATCGCTTCTAATGCCACCATCTCCTGTCATGTGTGGTGGTGATTGGCCTCTTCTAAGAGTGATGAAGGGAATATTTGAAGGCGGGCTTGAGAGTGCAGCCAGGGGAGGTGCTGTTGATGAAGAAGAAGAAGAAGATGCTGGTGGTGACTGGGGGGATGCATTTGACATGGTCGATGTTGATGGAATGGAGAACAGAGACATCGATGCCATTTTGGAGGAAGCAGAAAGAGGAGAAGACGAAAATGATGAAGAAGGTGGATGGGAGGAACTTGAGGGCTTAGACCTCCCACCAGAGCTTGACACTCCTAAGGCCTCTGCTAACGCACGTTCATCCGTCTTCGTGACACCTACTCAAGGTATGCCCGTAAGTCATATTTGGAGCCAGAAGTCATCCCTTGCAGCTGAGCAAGCTGCAGCAGGAAGCTTCGACACTGCAATGCGTCTGCTCAACAGGCAGCTTGGTATAAAGAACTTTGCGCCTTTGAAATCGATGTTTATTGATTTGTTCAGTGGCAGCCAAAGCTACCTGCGTGCTTTTTCTTCATCGCCTGTGGTTTCACTTGCCATTGAGCGAGGATGGAGCGAGTCTTCTAGTCCCAACGTCCGTGGCCCACCATCTCTTGTTTATGATTTCTCCCAGCAAGAAGAGAAGCTCAAATCCGGCTATAAAGCTACAACAAGTGGGAAATTGACTGAGGCTCTCCGGCTCTTCCTCTCTATCCTCCACACCATCCCTCTTGTGGTGGTCGAGTCAAGAAGCGAAGTCGATGAGGTAAAGGAACTGGTCACTATCGTCAAAGAATATGTTCTCGGACTTAAAATGGAGCTTAAGAGAAGAGAGACGAAAGATGATCCAGTGAGGCAGCAGGAGCTCGCTGCTTACTTCACTCACTGCAACCTCCAACTACCTCACTTACGACTCGCCCTGTTTAGTGCAATGGGCGTCTGCTACAAATCAAAGAACCTCGCCACTGCCTATACCTTCGCCAAAAGATTGCTGGAAACCAACCCAATGGAGAGCCAGGCCAAGACAGCTCGACAAATTGTTCAAGCCGCTGAACGCAATATGACTGATACAACCGAGCTCAATTACGACTTCAGAAACCCGTTCGTGATATGTGGGTCAACCTATGTTCCAATCTACAGAGGTCAGAAAGACGTGTCCTGTCCATACTGCACCGCCAGGTTTGTTCCAAGCCAGCAAGGAAACATATGCGGGGTCTGTGATCTTGCAGTCATTGGCGCAGACGCATCTGGTTTGGTATGCTCTCCTTCTCAAGTTCGTTGA
- the LOC106323148 gene encoding pentatricopeptide repeat-containing protein At4g39620, chloroplastic — protein MAVDYLLTSPSSLRLSNFISSFSPNTNHKCLRFSPKPSSARITCGAISSKRKLAEREIAERENRVLVRNLMSRISDREPLVKTLDKYVKVVRCEHCFLLFEELGKSDKWLQCLEVFRWMQKQRWYIADNGVYSKLISVMGKKGQTRMAMWLFSEMKNSGCRPDASVYNALITAHLHTRDKAKALEKVLGYFDKMKGMERCQPNVVTYNILLRAFAQSGKVDQVNALFKDLDMSAVSPDVYTFNGVMDAYGKNGMIKEMESVLTRMRSNECKPDIITFNLLIDSYGKKQEFEKMEQAFKSLIRSKEKPTLPTFNSMIINYGKARLRDKAEWVFEKMNDMNYAPSFITYECMIIMYGYCGCVSRAREVFEEVVESERVLKASTLNAMLEVYCLNVLHMEADKLFHNASGFRVHPDASTYKLLYKAYTKADMKEHVQMLMKKMEKDGIVPNKRFFLEALEAFGSRLPGSDSVKRKSTGSSRPPGLD, from the exons ATGGCGGTAGACTACTTACTGACATCTCCTTCGTCGCTGAGATTATCCAATTTCATCTCATCGTTCTCCCCAAACACAAACCACAAATGTCTTCGCTTCTCGCCGAAACCCAGCTCCGCCAGGATAACCTGCGGCGCGATTTCTTCGAAGAGGAAACTCGCTGAGAGAGAGATCGCGGAGAGGGAGAACAGAGTCCTCGTGCGGAACCTGATGTCGAGGATCAGTGACAGGGAGCCACTTGTTAAGACCCTTGACAAGTACGTGAAGGTCGTAAGATGCGAGCATTGCTTCTTGCTCTTTGAGGAGCTTGGGAAGAGCGACAAGTGGCTCCAATGCCTCGAG GTGTTCAGGTGGATGCAGAAACAGCGCTGGTATATAGCAGATAACGGAGTATACTCGAAACTGATATCCGTAATGGGGAAGAAGGGCCAAACACGAATGGCAATGTGGCTCTTCTCCGAGATGAAGAACAGTGGTTGTCGTCCCGATGCTTCTGTTTACAACGCTCTCATAACAGCTCATCTCCACACGCGGGACAAGGCAAAAGCTTTGGAGAAAGTCCTTGGTTACTTCGACAAAATGAAAGGCATGGAGCGTTGTCAACCCAACGTCGTGACTTACAACATCCTCTTGAGGGCTTTTGCTCAGTCTGGTAAAGTAGACCAAGTCAACGCTCTGTTCAAAGACTTGGACATGAGTGCGGTTTCTCCAGACGTCTACACCTTCAACGGTGTGATGGATGCGTATGGGAAAAACGGGATGATCAAGGAGATGGAGTCTGTGCTTACTCGCATGAGGAGCAACGAGTGCAAGCCGGATATCATCACTTTCAATCTGCTTATTGACTCTTACGGTAAGAAGCAAGAGTTTGAGAAGATGGAGCAGGCTTTCAAGAGTTTGATAAGGTCCAAGGAGAAGCCTACTCTTCCCACTTTCAACTCGATGATTATAAACTACGGGAAAGCTCGGTTGAGAGATAAGGCCGAGTGGGTTTTCGAGAAGATGAATGATATGAACTACGCGCCGAGTTTTATCACGTATGAGTGTATGATCATCATGTACGGTTACTGTGGTTGTGTTTCCAGAGCGAGGGAAGTATTCGAGGAGGTTGTTGAGTCGGAGAGGGTGTTGAAGGCTTCAACACTCAATGCCATGCTTGAAGTTTACTGTCTTAATGTTCTTCACATGGAAGCAGATAAGCTTTTCCACAACGCAAGTGGGTTTAGAGTTCACCCGGATGCATCAACGTATAAGCTTCTGTACAAGGCGTACACTAAGGCAGATATGAAGGAGCATGTGCAGATGCTGATGAAGAAAATGGAGAAAGATGGGATTGTGCCTAACAAGAGATTCTTCTTGGAAGCCCTTGAAGCTTTCGGGTCGAGACTACCTGGTTCCGATTCTGTCAAAAGGAAATCAACTGGCTCGAGCAGGCCACCTGGTTTAGACTAG
- the LOC106315365 gene encoding gamma-glutamyltranspeptidase 1-like, with amino-acid sequence MSLVRTALIALSLVAFLQNAAAQKRPQSIVKPRGAVATDDGRCSGIGMSVLRQGGNAIDASVAAALCLGVVSPASSGIGGGAFTVVKIAGGEAIAYDSRETAPLRATEDMYGSNPDLKKKGALSAGVPGEVAGLFTAWKQHGKLPWKQLVTPAEKLAEGFRISKYLYMQMNATRVDVLADKGLSELYVSNGQLKKPGTIIHNRKLAFTLKQIAENGPKAFYNGAVGVNLASDIRKSGGIITLKDLQSYRVKVTKPLSANILGYELLGMPPPSSGGAAMMLVLNILSQYGIPSGVSGSLGVHRLIEALKHAFAVRMNLADPNFVDVTKVVSDMLSPQFAKDLKTKINDDKTFDPKYYGGMWNQIDHHGTCHFSIIDSERNAVSMTSTVNGYFGAVMLSPSTGIVLNNQMDDFTIPAKSSGDLNVPPPAPASFIRPVKRPLSSMSPTIVLKDGKVKAVVGASGGANIIAGTTEVFLNHFFLNMDPLSSVLAPRIYHQLTPNKVSFENLTTVFGDHFEIPKETRVVLEKKGHVLTPMTGATIVQFIVQESEGNAGGMSKLVAVSDPRKGGFPSGY; translated from the exons ATGTCGCTGGTTCGGACAGCGTTGATCGCTCTTTCTCTAGTCGCTTTTCTGCAAAACGCTGCGGCTCAGAAAAGACCGCAAAGTATTGTTAAGCCTCGTGGTGCGGTTGCAACTGACGATGGACGGTGTTCTGGGATCGGGATGAGTGTTCTTCGACAAGGAGGAAACGCTATTGATGCGTCTGTGGCCGCTGCTCTCTGTTTGGGCGTTGTGAGTCCAGCCTCTAGCGGTATAGGAGGTGGAGCGTTTACAGTGGTTAAGATAGCTGGCGGGGAGGCTATTGCTTATGATTCTAGAGAAACAGCTCCTCTACGTGCCACTGAG GATATGTATGGAAGCAATCCTGATCTAAAGAAGAAAGGAGCCTTATCAGCAGGCGTTCCAGGGGAAGTCGCGGGTCTTTTCACAGCTTGGAAACAACACGGAAAGCTCCCATGGAAGCAGTTAGTGACTCCTGCAGAGAAACTCGCAGAAGGATTCAGAATTTCAAAGTATCTCTACATGCAGATGAACGCCACAAGAGTAGATGTCTTGGCAGACAAAGGTCTCTCTGAGCTATATGTTTCTAATGGACAGCTCAAGAAACCAGGGACCATTATCCATAACAGAAAATTGGCTTTTACACTCAAGCAAATAGCTGAGAATGGTCCAAAAGCGTTTTACAATGGCGCGGTGGGTGTTAACCTAGCGAGCGATATTCGTAAATCTGGTGGGATAATAACTTTGAAAGATCTGCAAAGTTATAGAGTTAAGGTTACCAAACCGTTGTCTGCAAACATTCTTGGATACGAACTACTCGGTATGCCTCCTCCTTCATCGGGTGGCGCTGCAATGATGCTT GTTTTGAACATTCTTTCTCAATACGGGATTCCATCAGGTGTTTCGGGCTCTCTCGGTGTTCATAGACTAATCGAAGCTCTGAAACACGCTTTCGCGGTTAGGATGAACCTTGCTGATCCAAATTTTGTAGATGTTACTAAGGTTGTTTCAGATATGCTGTCTCCACAATTTGCAAAAGACTTGAAGACGAAGATAAACGATGACAAAACCTTTGATCCAAAATATTATGGCGGCAT GTGGAATCAAATCGACCATCATGGAACATGCCATTTCTCGATCATAGATAGCGAGAGGAACGCTGTTTCGATGACTAGTACAGTAAATGGTTACTTTGGGGCAGTGATGCTATCTCCTAGCACTGGAATCGTTCTAAACAACCAAATGGATGATTTCACAATCCCAGCAAAGTCCAGCGGTGACCTAAATGTGCCGCCTCCAGCACCGGCTAGCTTCATCAGACCCGTGAAACGACCATTGTCCTCAATGTCACCCACCATTGTACTCAAG GACGGTAAAGTGAAAGCTGTGGTCGGTGCTAGCGGTGGAGCGAACATCATCGCCGGCACAACAGAAGTTTTCTTGAATCATTTTTTCCTCAACATGGATCCTCTTTCTTCTGTTTTGGCTCCAAGAATCTACCATCAG CTGACACCAAATAAAGTTTCGTTTGAGAATTTGACGACAGTGTTCGGTGATCATTTCGAGATACCTAAAGAGACAAGAGTTGTGTTGGAAAAAAAAGGTCATGTTCTAACGCCAATGACCGGAGCGACGATTGTTCAGTTCATAGTTCAAGAATCAGAAGGAAATGCTGGTGGAATGAGTAAGCTTGTGGCAGTTAGTGATCCAAGGAAAGGAGGGTTCCCATCTGGATATTGA